A part of Colius striatus isolate bColStr4 chromosome 13, bColStr4.1.hap1, whole genome shotgun sequence genomic DNA contains:
- the LOC104549658 gene encoding G-protein coupled receptor 83 → MSRHTWFPLQYISKSFWRTENHNTTKFFSALYSFPNHSFFHSDLEDLGDFDSGTKYEGESQSRTVKALLIVAYSVIICISLFGNILVCHVVIKNKRMHSATSLFIVNLAVADVMITVLNTPFTLVRFVSSTWVFGKLMCHISRFVQYCSVHVSVLTLAAIALDRHQVIMHPLKPRMSMVKGGICIIIIWVMASCFSLPHAIYQTLTRFYIGNRTIRTVCLPSFPPPADLFWKYLDLTTFVLLYVLPLFVISITYTMVAKKLWLRNAIGDLTMEQYYAHQRKKKMTLKMLMVVVIVFAVCWFPLNCYVVLISCRAIHSSNALYFAFHWFAMSSTCYNPFIYCWLNESFRSELKSLLCVCRRRSAAQSHALQSISPPFRHAWIENCHYKRGSACPKARAPSQRNSAKTDISSVHPIVAES, encoded by the exons ATGAGCAGGCACACGTGGTTCCCTTTGCAGTACATCTCCAAATCCTTCTGGAGAACAGAGAATCACAACACGACCAAGTTCTTCTCTGCACTGTATAGCTTCCCTAACCACTCCTTCTTCCACAGTGACCTGGAGGACCTGGGGGACTTTGACAGCGGGACCAAGTACGAGGGCGAGTCACAGAGCCGGACGGTGAAGGCACTGCTGATAGTGGCCTACTCTGTGATCATCTGCATCTCGCTCTTTGGCAACATCCTGGTGTGCCACGTGGTGATCAAGAACAAAAGGATGCACTCTGCCACCAGCCTCTTCATCGTCAACCTGGCCGTTGCCGACGTGATGATCACTGTTCTGAACACCCCCTTCACACTG GTGCGGTTTGTAAGCAGCACCTGGGTTTTTGGGAAGCTGATGTGTCACATAAGCCGGTTTGTTCAGTACTGCTCTGTTCACGTGTCCGTGCTGACCCTCGCTGCCATCGCTCTGGATCGGCATCAG GTTATCATGCACCCTCTCAAGCCACGCATGTCCATGGTGAAAGGAGGGATCTGCATCATTATCATCTGGGTTATGGCCAGCTGCTTCTCACTGCCTCATGCCATTTACCAGACTTTGACAAGATTTTATATTGG GAACAGAACAATACGAACAGTCTGCCTCCCCagcttccctcctcctgctgacctTTTCTGGAAGTATCTGGACTTGACTACTTTTGTTCTCTTGTATGTCCTGCCCTTGTTTGTGATCTCCATCACGTATACTATGGTGGCCAAGAAGCTCTGGCTGAGAAATGCCATCGGGGACCTCACCATGGAGCAATACTATGCCCATCAACGGAAAAAGAAGATGACTCTGAAGATGCTGATGGTGGTGGTGATAGTGTTTGCAGTATGCTGGTTCCCCCTGAACTGCTACGTGGTGTTGATCTCCTGTAGGGCCATTCACAGTAGCAACGCCTTGTACTTTGCTTTTCACTGGTTTGCCATGAGCAGCACTTGCTACAACCCCTTCATTTACTGTTGGCTGAATGAGAGCTTCAGATCCGAGTTGAAAtccttgctctgtgtgtgccGGCGAAGGAGTGCAGCACAGAGCCATGCTCTGCAGTCCATCTCTCCTCCTTTCAGGCACGCCTGGATTGAGAACTGCCATTATAAAAGAGGCAGCGCCTGCCCAAAGGCAAGGGCGCCCTCCCAGAGGAACTCTGCAAAGACAGACATATCCAGTGTTCATCCAATTGTAGCAGAAAGTTAA